CCAAAGTGGAGAACAAAAGACCAAGGATTACGTGGATTAAGCGTACACTAGCAGTGAATACGTGatcaaatgtttattattaaatgGTCTACTTTTGAGTCGCTTTCACATCCTCTTGGCTATCCTATCCCATCTGCCACTGACACGGTCTCCCAACTCTTGACTCCTGCTGTTTTATCACCAGTTGTCCAAATTCTACCTCCTTTGTGAATTTTCCCAATCTGCACAGCATGAACAGTCTCCTACATTCCCTTAACATGCTGTTGTATTTTCACATAAAACCTACACAATAAAACTCATTTTTGAGTCCTTTACAGTAATATGTGtatcactcacacacacaccttaacCTCCATGAACACACAGTGCAGCCCCTACTCCTCTCACTATTCACCATGGACAATGTGCCAGTAACCAgaaaatcaaaaatttaaattgctATTGCTCTTAAGAGGCTTGATTCAATCAAAAAATCCCAAAAGGACTCCAATGcaccaggcattattctaagtgcCAAAACAGAGAAGGCAAACATTCAAACGTTATAGTGGTTTCAGTACATATTTTCAAAACCTTGAGTGGCTGTGAAAAGCaacaagaataaatggaaaaaacatttcAGGTAATTGAGATGCTATGACAAATATAGGGTTATATTAAGAGACGTGTCAGAGAAGGTCTCTTTCCagaattaaaaagtcaaacaCAGACCTGAGGGCCCAGTGTTCTAGACACAAGATTTTAAGGGTCAAGACCCTACATTAGAAGCTTGtcatttttgagaaagaagataTAGCTGGGAACTAGAAAGACCAAGGAATAGTCCTCCCAAACATTTCTCTGCTGTAATTCCTGGAATATGCTGCCAAGGTAGGGACTTTtctgatatatttaaagtaaggAATtagagatgggaagattatcctggattatctgggtagCTCAACTTGATCACAAGGGTCCTTAcactttgaagatggaagaggcTATAAGCCAAGAAATACAAGTTATtcctagagccttcagaaggcAGGCAAGCCTGATGACACCAATTTAGCCCAGGGAAACCAATTTTGGACTTTTTACCTCTGAAATTGTAAAAGACAATAAACCTGTCTTAAATCACTTAGTtttaatttgttacaacagcaataggAAACAGAAACTTAGTGCCTACTCTATGTCAGGTACTAGGTTGGAAGGACTAAAAAGCTGgccttaaaaaaagtttattgggatccctgggtggcgcagcggtttagcgcctgcctttggcccagggtgcgatcctggagacctgggatcgaatcccacatcaggctcccggtgcgtggagcctgcttctccctctgcctgtgtctctgcctctctctctctctctattgtaaataaataaaaataaaaataaaaaaattaaaaaaaaaaagtttattatccAAGGAAGAGAGACTTCTGTATGAAAGCAAGGTTTTGGCTGGTTTGATACCAAATCTGTAAAGGAAAGCAGTGGGGGCAGAATGTTATCCATCTTCCCCTATGGGGTGGGTCCCAGCACCCCCAAAAGCAGATACATCCTAGACATCCCAGTAGCACTTATCTCACATTGTGCTAGGTCTAGCGTACTAATTAGGACTGAAACATGTAAGTATAAGCCATTTTCCTTTGTATGACCCTGCCAGGCAGTACTCAAGctactatatataataaatatttccttagtATTTTGAGCCAGAACTGctctaaacattttatattatctgACATCTTCATCAAAATCCTTATTAGGCACAGCTATCTTCCCCATTTTGCTGATGAACAGATTAATTATTGGCCCAAGCCATTAAGTGAAGGCTGGGTATGAACCCACTTTGGCTCCAGAGCCAGCACTCTTAATCCAGCCTACCACAAAGGAACTTTCAAAGATAAGCAATACCAGTTAACACCTGTTAAAGATCAGTGAATGTAGTAACTAAGCTTTGTGACTGGAAAACCAGGGTAGTGGGTTCTTACAATGGTGGATCGTTAAAGGGTACAAATGTACATTTACATATGTGAGGTGAATTTCTGTAGTAGAACCTGCTGGGTAGGGCCCAGACTTTCAAAGGTTAGTTAGCCCCTTCTGGCATACAGATACCATCTTTTAGGTGGGTTTTCTAAACAAGGTGTCAACCTGCATTTCAATAGGTTCTAACAGTTCATATCCCTTTTTGGGCCTCAGAACCCGGTGAAGACAGACCAATTACCCCCTACTTTATGCACTAGGACCTGACTGCAGGAATTATCACCTTGACAACATGCCTTCCTCCACTCCCACTCTTTGAAACTGCCTAAATTCCTTTATTCTGAAGCAACTGCTTTAGCCTTCTCTATGGCAACTAGATGTCTGCACCTCTTCCCAATTCCCAAACTCTTATTTCCCCAACCTCTGGACCTCCGGCTCCACTCAGATTaagaatttatatggaaaattgaATTTCCCAGactgaaaacagaaacagatccaGACGACATGTACTGCCAATACATCGTGTTTCCTTATCCTACATATTCCTACAAAGCTCTCTTCTTACCAGCTTCCAAAGCTTTGGAAAGCAGCACAAAGTGCTACTTTGGGTAATGTATCTATTCATGGGCTGTAACAAACCTACCACCTATGGCTAGCTCCTTTCAAACACTAAGTAGGGATGATACTGATGCAGGTGTCAAAAGAATCAACAAGGCACCTGTTTCATAATGCATCATGACCCTGGCACAGTGAGGGCTACAGAAACTTTTGTATGTACTTTGTATCATATTCTATAGTGAAAACTGTCAGTTCACTAATCTAAGTGAGATACATACAATACATATGAATGTTAttcataaaattcaatttttgcTCACTAGTGCTATTGGTGCTCCAAAATAACTTGTATCTATGGGCacaaatttcatttcttcctttgtaataTACACAATTTATAACggaattacttaaaatcttacctaaatatgcaaaacaagaaaaaacaaaaattggaatgcaaaatgaaaacatggtcACACAGTACTTTATAGAAAAGTCAAAGCCTCAGAAGATAGAATTTCAGCAACAGTATTTTTATTCgtaaactgaatttttattacCTTACCCATAAATCACGCACAAAGGCCTATGAAATAGGCTTCCTTCGAACAGACCATTTTGGCTAACTCAATGGCACAattcaaaagtgaaaaattaagatttatgcTCTGTAAAGAGTCTTTAATAAACCCAAGGAATATTTTCCCACCAAGATACAAACTAGATCCTAAGTTTGAACGCAAATGCTGATGACTTGGCTTAATTTTATCACACCAAGGTTTGCCTGTCAAGGGACAGCAGAGTCAGGCTGGAAAAAAGTCACCAAGACAACAACACATTTCCATTTGAAAGTAGTCATTTATTAACTGAccagattacaaaaataatcatggtagatacctgaaaaggaaaacaaaactaattaAGGAAACCACCTTAATagattataattaacataaatcaagaaattaagaaagtgcTCCAGTTTCCATCCTTAAGATAAAAACCCCacgcttttttctcttctccataatGTCCCCAAAAGGAAGGAGTAATCAAATCAACTCTAATCAAATTAAGATGGTTGGCTATTTCCCTCCCTTAAAAATACTGATTAGAACCCAACCAAACCTCCATCACTATTTACCCAAAAAGGTATGaaactatcatttttattaagtaaacttCTATTAAGATGTAGCTTGCTCACCTTAGTTCATCCTTCTAATAAGCCTATTGATCTGGTCTTCCCTGTTGCCAGCATCTCCACCTTCTACAAAATGGgtggtctttttcttcattccgCCACGtggagaagataatttgaaggGCCATAAAAAGTTGTTGGCTTCTTTGAAACGTTTTCCAACGGTATAGATCTCGTGAATCAGATCCTCCATGCAGATGATGCCATATTTACCTGAATATTTTAAGATCATTAAAATCGTTAGCTGTTTTCACAGATTATGTTAGGATATTCAGCAACAACAACTACTGTCTGAGAGACTTTAAATCaagagtaaagaaacaaaagggaaatacATGGCTACATTTACCAAGATAAAGCTTGACCCACTGAAATCATAACTTACATTTTCCATAGACTTGTGCATTGTAGGGCATATGGCTAAGATTCATAACAGAACGTAAGGCCACAAAGTGCCAGAAAATGCCAACTTTGTCTCAAAGATCAAATTTCACCTCAAACAGGCAGAACTTACCAAGAGACCGAGCAATCAATGTGTTATCTGTCAGGGCAATTCGCTTCTTGTTGATCTTGCCATAACCACGCTTGTAGATCAATTCATTCACTGACTTCAGGTTTGGGTACCTGAAACGGGAAAAACCAGACATAAATGGCCAAAGGTTATCACCATTAGAATACTTAAAACCCATCTTGCTAACACAGCCAGTTCAGAAAGAACTCACGGGAAAAGAGACTTACCCCCATGCTATATACGGTTCCACAATCCTTAGCATGTTAACTGAAGCCTTGTTGAGCTTAACAAAGGTGCCATTGAAGATCTGGCGAAGGCGAAGAAGCTGCAACACCTTTCGAACCTTTGGGCTCACACCATTGATACTGCAgcgaaaaaaaagaattcactgagCTTTATcagaatttatattaataaacGAGGAATTAACCATTATAAATTTCGGACAACTCAAGTCCCATCTAAACAAGACTCTTTTCACATTACGAAGACCATTGGCGTTTTTCCTTTAGTTAGCTGAACTATTCTATCCCCTGACCCAACCTGCCTCTTCCACAACAAGCAGGCTTTCTGTTAACACGTACCTTTTGACATTTAAAACTTGTCTCATTTCCTTGTTTTGGATACAAGAGTACCTATGAACCTACACTTTAGcctctattttaaaagattttatttatttattcatgagacacacacacacagagagagagagagagagagagagaggggcagagacacaggcagagggagaagcaggctccatgcagggagcctgatgtgggactcaatcctgggactccaggatcacaccctgggctgaaggcagcactaaacctttgagccacctACTTTAGCCtcttttgaattaaaattcaaatacCCAGTTAGAGAACAGATAAGGGCTTTGGGCCCAGGGCTTGCACAACAAAACCATCAAAACACCACCTCATGTCCTAGCGACACCAAAATCTTTATTCTAGTGTTTCAGAAACAACGGCCCCAGAAGTTACGAAGTTCTGCTGAGACCCTGTAGACTTCCCTTCGAAACCAGGATGCAGTTAAAACCCAACTTACCCTCTGATCCTGATGACAAATGCCAACTTGGGTTCTGCAGGCACGTAGAAGTTGCCGGCTTTTCTCGCCATCCTCGCCATGCGAATCTCAGTTCTGTACATCTGCCTGTATTCCTTGTGGTAATGCTTAGCCTTTTCATAGATAAGCTTCCTCCTTGCCTTTCGAAGCTGGAAACCAAGACCAGTTATTCCCCCGATTTTTAACTCAACACCATTAGCCCTTAACACCTAAGGACCAGTTCCTTAGCGGTCCTCTTTATTGCCAACACCAGTTCTACAGAGGGAAAAAAACGTTCCCCTGAAACCTCTTCCTTGCTGTAGGGTGCATGAATTATTTCCAAGCACAGACACCACCACCTTCATTTACTGTCGCTCTGAAGAGCTAATACTAACGCCCAAGCTCACTGGTACCCGGGGGGGGTAAAGAAGCCTCGCTGAGAAGGAAGCCCGATTTTCAATCCCAACCCCAAGGCCTCTCTTTACACGGAGAGGTGCCCCACAAGTTGACTTACCATCTTTTGGGCAAACTTTTTTCTCAGACGCTTGATCTTCAACTCCGCGAAGTTCCTTCGCTTTTTCTTAAGGGTTTCCGGCACAGCAGgaaccttcttcttcttctctctggcATCAGTGAACACAAACTGACCAACAGCTCCAACAGCACACGCACGACCCCGCACCGCTGCGCGTCCGTCCCGAGCTTGGTCATCGAGCCATACCGCCGTCACTGGCTCTACAACCTCGCCCCTTTAGCTTCTCCAACGTGCTGTGCTGCAGGATGCAGACTTCGGCGGGGTTCTAGGCCAGGGATCCTCGGCCTTTCAACACGAGGCCCTCCGAGACTACAGCACACTCCCAGCGAATGCACGGTCAGTCCCGGGCTCCCAGTTAGAGCCAGCACGGCAGAGACCGAGGAAcctgctgcaggactcgatctACCCCTAGACTCTTCCCGAGTCTGCGCGTGAAGAGCTTAGGAGTCTCAGGAAAAGACGTTGTGAAAACCTCCCAAGCACCGCCCTCATTCAGGTCTGAAGTCCCACATGCTGAAAGCAAAGGCCTGACGACAGGGGCGACCGGGCCAAATACCAGGCAACGATGAGCCCAACTGAGGCGTTCTGAGCCTCCCACCGGTCGCGCACCTATTCGGCTCTCATCCCTCGTTCCCGGTATCCCAAACCTCCGCCCCAAGGCCGCCTGCATCCCATCTTGGCCTGGCGCCCCCCCACTAGTGTCACAGAGCGTCACAAACACACAGACAAGTGGGTAAAGGTACAGGCTACAGCCGGATCGAGGGAAAACGAGACAAAAAATCCCCAGTTTCGTGGATGGAGAAGGATTATCAAGCGGACGAAGAGCAACTTACTCTGCACCCTCCATGGTTCCAGCCGGAAAAAGAGGAAGTTGGCGCATGCGCGCTGCCCACTTAAAGACGACAAGCGCGAAGCCCCACAACTCATAGGTGTCCCGGGATAAGCCAGAAAAGAACTCGCAACTGAGAACTCTCGCAGACACAAAATTAGGTGctccctgtgtctgcctcttgcGATCAAGTTTCGGGCAAAATTCGTAGGAGATAGTGCGTGCACCGATTAGACTCTTTAATCAGCATCACAAGAGCAAAGAATGCTGACACCTTGACTCCTCGGGGTCCTAGTCCCCAGGCTGCGCGGACTCGAAGTGCACCCGGCGATGGACGCAAATAACACGCCGCACCGGCGTGAACTACAAGTCCCAGCATGCAGCACTCTCACCGCCCGCCCGGCCGGAGGGCGACGCTCGACCGGGGGCTGTAGGCAACCACGGCGGTGGTGAGTTCAGCCAGGGAAAATGAGAGCCTTTCGGCCCACATTCCACAGGGCTGGCTGCGAGTCCAAGTCGCGGCCGAGACCTGTCTTTTGACGGCCCTTCCCGGCTGTCTGCCATCGCTGGCCACAAGCCGGCACCCCGCGGCCGCGCTGCCGAGGTCCTCGTCTCGGTTCCTGCCAGCCTGCGGGGCTGTCTTCCTCAGCGCCTGATCGCAGGCGGGGCCGTCCAGAGTCCCGCTGCTCAACCACAGCGGCGAGATAGGGACTAGCGCCGACTCGACGGCGGGAGGAGGATGGCCCGGGCACTGCGGCCCGCCAGGCCCGGCAGGCGGAGGCCGGGACACCCTGCGGCAGGGGGCGTGAGCTGCGAAGGGAGGCGCGACGGGGGCTGGAGGCTGCGGCCACGGCCATGTGAGAGGGGCTGCCCCGCCGCGGTTCGGCGGAcggcgggcggggggctgggccgggggc
Above is a window of Canis lupus familiaris isolate Mischka breed German Shepherd chromosome 29, alternate assembly UU_Cfam_GSD_1.0, whole genome shotgun sequence DNA encoding:
- the RPL7 gene encoding 60S ribosomal protein L7, translating into MEGAEEKKKKVPAVPETLKKKRRNFAELKIKRLRKKFAQKMLRKARRKLIYEKAKHYHKEYRQMYRTEIRMARMARKAGNFYVPAEPKLAFVIRIRGINGVSPKVRKVLQLLRLRQIFNGTFVKLNKASVNMLRIVEPYIAWGYPNLKSVNELIYKRGYGKINKKRIALTDNTLIARSLGKYGIICMEDLIHEIYTVGKRFKEANNFLWPFKLSSPRGGMKKKTTHFVEGGDAGNREDQINRLIRRMN